A genomic stretch from Xiphophorus maculatus strain JP 163 A chromosome 16, X_maculatus-5.0-male, whole genome shotgun sequence includes:
- the LOC111611716 gene encoding transcription factor 20-like, giving the protein MDVSSQDPPLMAMDLSKSYTPLTRSRTEASDLAKKPEWYHRRPANCSTDGTSAYRSSSSYSPLSQQGVPVRCRDMEQGPESLGSYISSTVAPGLDLFHSRTHGNLWHGGYYGTDQSGDPVPESSGAEESDSGSDVIFLVSSAKEPLLCGSFIQDSVRHIVEPVSPAMSSLDEGRGCYLLPQPMSSPSADSSYSEDSSDSSVDIPVHHARPVVLLSDLNTVYGHPGESVADASSDDSDVIEVSVTNRKKERQCYKKSPPKIKREGEKASSREVRRSSRVRKSESEMPRLTCSVSRHSLRRRVKNDAVGIYNESSDSEDLIEYALKFSSSEESVSQPNLPQKASSHSEESNGNAQTDRKSPPKEAQFTKLINYKQKKTLSLPKIKNVQKAKQKPICSIPPAEQQTVSDSQTPAGKKRVARRKRKRRPQTGPSALFSPREPEILLKYAKSKDKKDRKPASFCPFVHMEQQLCRVVNYQDDEGTIPSNKGWKTVSKSVSGFVPCTSCFQLGRSSSDGGGPDQLLCCLCGWTANTMGLGDLHGPYCPAGASLDGQTRRTDQSDDLQKLSNGHLPNSSEDDCTPDKTLLKSEKVSPTKVPLYLSECWIHEDCGIWSAGVFLVRGKLYGLEEAAQIAQETICSTCHQPGAIMGCFQKGCLRNYHYPCAIQSGAVLNEENFSMRCPEHKNKTFPPAARQDKR; this is encoded by the exons ATGGACGTGTCTTCTCAGGACCCACCTCTCATGGCCATGGACCTATCGAAGAGCTACACTCCGCTGACTCGCAGCCGCACCGAAGCCTCAGACCTAGCTAAAAAGCCTGAGTGGTACCACAGACGGCCGGCGAACTGCAGCACAGATGGTACCTCAGCATACAGATCCTCGTCCTCCTACAGTCCGCTCTCCCAGCAGGGGGTCCCTGTCCGCTGCAGAGACATGGAGCAGGGGCCAGAGTCTCTAGGCAGCTACATAAGCTCAACTGTGGCTCCGGGTCTGGATCTTTTTCACAGCAGAACGCATGGTAACCTGTGGCACGGTGGTTACTACGGAACCGACCAAAGCGGGGATCCAGTTCCCGAAAGCAGCGGCGCAGAAGAGAGTGACAGCGGCTCTGACGTTATCTTCCTGGTTTCTTCCGCGAAGGAGCCTCTGTTGTGTGGCTCTTTCATCCAGGACAGCGTGAGGCACATCGTGGAGCCCGTTTCCCCTGCCATGTCCTCGTTGGATGAAGGAAGAGGTTGCTATCTCCTACCTCAGCCCATGAGCTCACCGAGTGCCGACAGCTCATACTCGGAGGACTCGTCGGACAGCTCGGTAGACATTCCAGTGCACCATGCCAGACCCGTAGTCCTCCTTTCAGACCTCAACACCGTTTACGGACACCCTGGTGAATCGGTCGCGGATGCTTCAAGTGACGACAGCGACGTCATTGAAGTTTCTGTCACGAACCGTAAGAAGGAAAGGCAATGCTACAAGAAAAGTCCGCCTAAAAtaaagagagagggggaaaaggCGTCTTCTAGAGAGGTGCGGCGCAGTTCCAGAGTCAGAAAATCTGAGTCAGAAATGCCTCGGTTAACCTGCTCCGTGTCACGGCACAGCTTGAGAAGACGCGTCAAAAACGACGCAGTGGGTATTTATAACGAAAGCAGTGACTCTGAGGACTTGATCGAGTACGCTCTGAAGTTTTCCAGCTCCGAAGAATCCGTCTCGCAGCCGAACCTTCCACAGAAAGCGAGCAGCCATTCAGAGGAATCCAACGGGAACGCCCAAACTGACAGGAAGTCTCCTCCGAAGGAAGCTCAATTcacaaaactaataaattacaaacaaaaaaagactctCAGTCTTCCTAAAATTAAAAACGttcaaaaagcaaagcagaagcCGATCTGCAGCATCCCCCCAGCGGAGCAACAGACGGTTTCTGACAGTCAGACCCCAGCTGGGAAAAAACGGGTTGCGAGGCGAAAAAGGAAAAGGCGTCCACAGACCGGACCTTCTGCGCTGTTTTCTCCCAGAGAACCTGAAATTCTGCTCAAATATGCAAAATCTAAGGataaaaaggacagaaaacCTGCCAGCTTCTGCCCGTTTGTCCACATGGAGCAGCAGCTGTGCAGGGTGGTCAACTACCAGGACGACGAAGGGACGATTCCCAGCAACAAAGGATGGAAGACCGTCTCCAAATCTGTGTCTGGGTTTGTCCCCTGCACGTCCTGCTTCCAGCTGGGTCGGTCCAGCTCAGACGGCGGCGGTCCGGAccagctgctctgctgcctgTGTGGATGGACGGCCAACACCATGGGCCTTGGCGACCTCCACGGCCCCTACTGCCCCGCCGGCGCTTCTCTAGACGGTCAGACGCGCAGAACTGATCAGAGCGACGACCTGCAGAAACTCTCCAACGGCCATTTGCCGAACTCCTCTGAGGACGACTGCACTCCTGATAAAACTTTGCTCAAAAGCGAGAAAGTCTCTCCCACTAAGGTGCCTCTTTATCTAAGCGAGTGCTGGATACACGAGGACTGCGGTATCTGGTCTGCCGGCGTCTTTCTAGTCCGGGGAAAGCTGTACGGCCTGGAGGAGGCCGCCCAGATCGCACAGGAAACG ATCTGCTCCACCTGTCATCAGCCTGGTGCCATTATGGGATGTTTCCAGAAGGGCTGCCTGAGGAATTATCACTACCCATGTGCCATTCAGTCAG GCGCCGTCCTCAACGAAGAAAACTTCTCCATGAGATGTCCAGAGCACAAG AATAAAACGTTCCCACCTGCAGCCAGACAAGACAAGAGATGA